A genomic window from Methanovulcanius yangii includes:
- a CDS encoding DUF1294 domain-containing protein, translating into MTLPAPELLIALYLLCNLAAFVLYGQDKRKAELGRWRTSERTLLAAAAVGPFGAWAGMRRFRHKTQKTKFLLVPAFLILHAAAIAGLAYAMVTAGFL; encoded by the coding sequence ATGACCCTGCCCGCCCCCGAACTGCTCATCGCCCTCTATCTCCTCTGCAACCTCGCCGCCTTTGTCCTCTACGGGCAGGACAAGAGAAAGGCGGAGCTCGGACGATGGCGCACGAGCGAACGGACGCTCCTTGCCGCCGCGGCCGTCGGGCCGTTCGGCGCGTGGGCGGGCATGCGCCGGTTTCGCCACAAGACGCAGAAGACAAAGTTTCTCCTCGTGCCCGCCTTTCTCATCCTCCACGCCGCCGCCATCGCCGGGCTTGCATATGCGATGGTGACGGCAGGATTCCTGTAG
- a CDS encoding DUF368 domain-containing protein, whose translation MNDDRNILEYLLIFLKGGAMGICDIIPGVSGGTIALITGIYERLVTAIGNIRPRAVVSLARRDWDGVRAAVAAVDPKFLITLGAGIGAAALLMANIILLLLEWYAVPTYAFFFGLIIASSALILLEVEERTTKVWLFLVAGFAGGFLIAGLSPSSLGHSLPILFLTGMVALCAMILPGISGAYLTLLLNQYEYLLNAVKTLSLPDIIAYMAGGVVGLLLFSKALKYLLRHHHGIMLGFLTGLMLGSTRLLADTIGAAGGFDMQAWLFTAVGIAVIVLMEWARRRFAAGR comes from the coding sequence GTGAACGACGACCGGAATATCCTTGAATATCTGCTCATATTTCTCAAAGGCGGTGCTATGGGCATCTGCGATATCATCCCCGGCGTCTCCGGCGGAACGATTGCGCTTATCACCGGCATCTACGAACGGCTCGTCACCGCCATCGGCAATATCCGCCCCCGTGCCGTCGTCTCGCTCGCCCGCCGGGACTGGGACGGTGTCCGTGCAGCGGTCGCGGCCGTCGACCCGAAGTTTCTCATCACCCTCGGGGCGGGCATCGGTGCCGCGGCCCTCCTGATGGCAAACATCATCCTCCTTCTGCTGGAGTGGTATGCCGTCCCCACCTACGCATTCTTCTTCGGGCTCATCATCGCCTCGTCGGCGCTCATCCTCCTCGAGGTCGAGGAGCGGACGACGAAGGTCTGGCTCTTTCTCGTCGCGGGGTTTGCCGGGGGATTTCTCATCGCCGGGCTCTCCCCCTCCTCCCTCGGGCACTCGCTTCCCATCCTCTTTCTCACCGGCATGGTGGCGCTCTGTGCGATGATCCTGCCGGGGATCTCCGGGGCGTACCTGACCCTTCTCCTCAACCAGTACGAGTATCTCCTGAATGCAGTGAAGACGCTCTCCCTGCCCGACATCATCGCGTACATGGCAGGGGGAGTGGTGGGTCTCCTGCTCTTCTCCAAGGCGCTCAAATATCTCCTGCGCCACCACCACGGCATCATGCTCGGTTTCCTGACAGGGCTCATGCTCGGGTCGACCCGCCTCCTTGCAGACACCATCGGCGCCGCCGGCGGATTTGACATGCAGGCGTGGCTCTTCACGGCGGTCGGCATTGCGGTCATCGTCCTGATGGAGTGGGCCCGCCGCCGGTTTGCCGCCGGTCGCTGA
- a CDS encoding cofactor-independent phosphoglycerate mutase: MKYVVVLGDGMADWPDPAHDGRTPLEYANIPNMDRIAREGRCGMLATVPEGFEPGSDIANLSVLGYDPVKYYTGRGALEAVSMGVDLGAGDIAYRCNLVCIKDGVMEDFSAGHITSGEGAALLASLAEELADVGLYPGVSYRHLLVAPGGGGAETTPPHDIVGRETAEFLPTGADAELLLRCMEVSRRVFADHPVNARRVAEGKTPATSIWPWSGGAKPALPLFEEKYGRTGGIISAVDLLNGIARCAGMQVITVPGATGYLDTDYEGKARAAVAALAEVDFVYMHVEAPDEAGHLGSWDEKVKAIERLDAVIGIILDEADATIAVLPDHPTPIALKTHTSEPVPFAILGKGTDDVQAYSEKDAKDGSYGLMNALDFLPLLFS; this comes from the coding sequence ATGAAATACGTGGTGGTTCTCGGAGACGGAATGGCCGACTGGCCCGACCCTGCCCATGACGGCAGGACACCGCTTGAATATGCGAATATTCCGAATATGGACCGGATTGCCCGCGAGGGGCGGTGCGGGATGCTTGCGACGGTACCGGAGGGGTTCGAACCGGGCAGTGACATCGCCAATCTCTCCGTCCTCGGGTATGACCCGGTGAAATACTATACCGGAAGGGGCGCCCTCGAGGCGGTCTCGATGGGCGTCGACCTTGGGGCGGGGGATATTGCCTACCGCTGCAACCTCGTCTGCATCAAAGACGGGGTGATGGAGGACTTCTCCGCAGGACACATCACGAGCGGGGAGGGTGCCGCCCTTCTCGCCTCGCTTGCGGAGGAGCTTGCAGACGTCGGACTCTATCCCGGCGTCTCCTACCGGCACCTCCTCGTCGCCCCCGGCGGCGGGGGGGCGGAGACGACGCCCCCGCATGACATCGTGGGTCGGGAAACAGCGGAATTCCTGCCCACAGGAGCGGATGCGGAGCTCCTCCTCCGGTGCATGGAGGTCTCCCGCCGGGTCTTTGCGGACCACCCGGTCAACGCCCGAAGGGTTGCGGAAGGAAAGACGCCCGCCACCTCCATCTGGCCGTGGTCGGGCGGGGCAAAACCCGCACTTCCGCTCTTCGAGGAGAAGTACGGCAGGACCGGCGGGATCATCTCGGCGGTGGACCTTCTCAACGGCATCGCCCGGTGCGCCGGGATGCAGGTGATCACCGTCCCCGGGGCGACCGGCTATCTCGACACCGATTACGAAGGAAAGGCACGTGCCGCGGTGGCGGCCCTTGCGGAGGTCGATTTCGTGTACATGCACGTCGAGGCCCCTGACGAGGCGGGCCATCTCGGCAGCTGGGACGAGAAGGTAAAGGCCATCGAACGGCTCGATGCGGTGATCGGCATCATTCTGGACGAGGCGGATGCAACGATTGCAGTCCTGCCCGACCACCCGACGCCGATTGCCCTCAAGACCCACACGAGCGAGCCGGTGCCGTTTGCCATCCTCGGCAAAGGAACGGACGATGTGCAGGCCTACTCGGAAAAGGATGCGAAGGACGGGTCGTATGGTCTGATGAATGCACTTGATTTCCTTCCGCTGCTCTTCTCCTAA
- a CDS encoding GIY-YIG nuclease family protein: MRGAGDYLSQKRDTVNYTLRDRNKIVYMGITNDLDRRIAEHERDGKRFTNYSSSTKRTQDSALKHETEDLARYKRNQGRFPKYNDKL; this comes from the coding sequence ATGAGGGGGGCTGGTGATTACTTGTCGCAAAAAAGAGACACCGTGAATTATACACTTCGTGACAGGAACAAAATTGTCTACATGGGAATTACTAATGACTTAGACAGGCGTATTGCAGAGCATGAAAGAGACGGAAAGCGATTTACCAATTATTCCAGTTCTACAAAACGCACCCAGGACTCCGCATTAAAGCACGAAACTGAGGATCTTGCAAGATACAAGCGTAACCAAGGAAGGTTCCCGAAGTATAACGATAAACTCTAA
- a CDS encoding ORC1-type DNA replication protein — protein MKKNLLMWEETLFQDMEVFEIDHIPEQFSFRDTQMQELAFQLRPGMRGGRPLNTICRGLPGTGKTTAVRKLFGDIEEATKKMVPIYINCQIDNTKFAIFSQIYRKLSGHLPPASGTSFKQVFDAVCRLLEKEGRVLVVCLDDANYLLYENEINKVLYTLLRAHESYPGTRIGVITVISDMTVDLMSEVDSRVASVFRPTDIYFPPYDEEEIHEILSQRVRQGLYPGVLSDAMLDLVTEQTMKSADLRVGIDLLKRAALNAENDARRSVEMDDICRAYEVSKYLHLAASVRTLKDEEKVLLRTIAERSQAGGEMTAGEVHEAAKETMKIGYTRYYEMVKKFDAMRLVNLHYREGRGRTRVITLRYDPARVIAELAR, from the coding sequence ATGAAGAAGAACCTGCTGATGTGGGAGGAAACCCTGTTCCAGGATATGGAGGTCTTCGAGATAGACCACATCCCCGAACAGTTCAGCTTCCGCGACACGCAGATGCAGGAGCTTGCCTTCCAGCTGCGTCCGGGCATGCGTGGGGGGCGCCCGCTCAATACCATATGCCGGGGCCTTCCGGGCACCGGAAAGACGACGGCGGTCCGAAAACTCTTCGGCGACATCGAAGAGGCGACGAAGAAGATGGTGCCGATCTACATCAACTGCCAGATAGACAATACGAAATTCGCCATCTTCTCGCAGATATATCGCAAACTATCCGGTCATCTCCCGCCGGCATCGGGGACCTCCTTCAAGCAGGTATTCGACGCGGTCTGCCGCCTGCTGGAGAAGGAGGGGCGGGTGCTCGTCGTCTGCCTCGACGATGCAAACTACCTCCTTTATGAAAACGAGATCAACAAGGTGCTCTACACCCTCCTGCGTGCCCACGAGTCGTATCCCGGTACGCGCATCGGGGTGATCACCGTCATCTCGGACATGACGGTGGATCTCATGAGCGAGGTGGACTCCCGCGTGGCCTCGGTCTTCCGGCCGACGGACATCTACTTCCCTCCCTATGACGAGGAGGAGATCCATGAGATCCTCTCGCAGCGGGTCCGGCAGGGCCTCTATCCCGGCGTCCTTTCCGATGCGATGCTGGACCTCGTGACCGAACAGACGATGAAGAGCGCCGATCTCCGGGTTGGAATCGATCTTCTCAAGCGGGCGGCCCTCAATGCCGAGAATGATGCCCGCCGGAGCGTCGAGATGGATGACATCTGCCGGGCCTATGAGGTCTCCAAGTATCTGCATCTCGCTGCAAGCGTTCGTACCCTGAAGGATGAGGAGAAGGTACTTCTCCGTACTATTGCAGAGCGGTCGCAGGCCGGGGGCGAGATGACGGCAGGAGAGGTGCACGAGGCGGCAAAGGAGACGATGAAGATCGGCTACACCCGCTACTATGAGATGGTGAAGAAGTTCGACGCGATGCGCCTCGTCAACCTCCATTATCGCGAGGGGCGTGGCAGGACACGGGTGATCACCCTGCGGTACGACCCCGCCCGGGTCATTGCAGAACTGGCCCGGTAA
- a CDS encoding NAD-dependent epimerase/dehydratase family protein, whose product MKAIVTGGAGFIGSHLVDALVARGDEVVVIDSLATGTTANIDGHIASGAVKFVQADLLGDGWQGECAGCRRVYHVAADPDVRASAGAAYHMYRQNVDAAVRVLEAMREHGVPEFAFTSTSTVYGEATVIPTPEDYSPMVPISIYGATKLADEAMISAYAATYGMTAWVFRFANIIGERSNHGVIWDFVHKLRDRPGRLEILGDGKQVKSYLEVTACIEGILYAIGNANETFNVFNVGSEDWISVTEIADVIVGEMGLENVAYDFTGGDRGWVGDVPKMQLGVEKIKALGWVPPVNSRESVRRAVRSLLDALD is encoded by the coding sequence ATGAAAGCGATCGTAACCGGTGGTGCCGGGTTTATCGGGTCACACCTTGTCGATGCGCTCGTCGCACGTGGTGACGAGGTTGTGGTGATCGACAGTCTTGCGACCGGGACAACAGCCAACATCGACGGGCATATTGCCTCGGGTGCGGTGAAGTTCGTGCAGGCCGACCTGCTCGGTGACGGCTGGCAGGGTGAGTGCGCCGGCTGCCGGCGGGTCTATCATGTCGCGGCCGACCCGGATGTCCGGGCAAGCGCCGGTGCGGCGTACCATATGTACCGCCAGAATGTGGACGCCGCCGTCCGCGTCCTCGAGGCGATGCGGGAGCACGGCGTCCCTGAGTTCGCCTTCACCTCGACCTCCACGGTCTACGGCGAGGCGACGGTGATCCCGACGCCGGAGGACTACTCGCCCATGGTGCCGATCTCCATCTACGGGGCGACGAAACTCGCGGACGAGGCGATGATCTCGGCCTATGCCGCGACCTACGGGATGACCGCGTGGGTCTTCCGGTTTGCAAACATCATCGGCGAGCGGAGCAACCATGGCGTCATCTGGGACTTCGTCCACAAGCTCCGCGACCGGCCCGGCCGGCTGGAGATCCTCGGCGACGGCAAACAGGTGAAGTCGTACCTCGAGGTCACCGCCTGCATCGAGGGCATCCTCTATGCGATCGGGAATGCAAACGAGACGTTCAACGTCTTCAACGTCGGGTCGGAGGACTGGATCAGCGTCACCGAGATCGCCGATGTGATCGTCGGGGAGATGGGGCTGGAGAACGTTGCATACGACTTCACCGGTGGCGACCGCGGGTGGGTCGGGGACGTCCCGAAGATGCAGCTCGGCGTGGAGAAGATCAAGGCGCTTGGGTGGGTGCCCCCGGTGAACTCGCGTGAGTCCGTTCGGCGGGCGGTACGGTCGCTTCTTGATGCGCTGGACTAA
- the mch gene encoding methenyltetrahydromethanopterin cyclohydrolase yields MISVNEYALDLFEELAEYPEDFNAIFHQLDNGARIVDCGVKARGGYAAGKRFTEICMGGLADVSFRMGQIQRVPMPFIEVSTDFPAIACLGAQEAGWRITHEKYFAMGSGPARALSLNPKECYDIIEYQDDCDYAVICLESDQLPSEAVMQKIADGCNVDVANVCAVVAPTASVVGSIQVAGRCVETAVYRLEQLHYDPKKIVCAAGCAPVPPVKSDSTKAMGCTNDATIYHGQINLTIDGADIADYIDKIPSNTSSSYGKPFYDTFKEANFDFFKIDQGLFAPAEVTINEISEGKVYHCGSVNTEVTLKSFGYI; encoded by the coding sequence ATGATCAGTGTAAATGAATATGCATTGGACCTTTTTGAGGAGCTTGCGGAATATCCGGAGGATTTCAACGCGATATTCCACCAGCTCGACAATGGCGCACGTATCGTCGACTGTGGTGTGAAGGCCAGGGGTGGCTATGCGGCAGGAAAGCGCTTTACCGAGATCTGTATGGGCGGCCTTGCGGACGTCTCGTTCAGGATGGGACAGATCCAGCGCGTCCCGATGCCCTTCATCGAAGTGAGCACCGACTTCCCTGCCATCGCCTGTCTCGGCGCACAGGAAGCGGGATGGAGAATCACCCACGAGAAGTACTTCGCGATGGGCAGCGGCCCGGCACGTGCCCTCTCGCTCAACCCGAAGGAGTGCTACGACATCATCGAGTACCAGGACGACTGTGACTATGCGGTCATCTGTCTCGAGTCCGACCAGCTGCCCTCCGAGGCAGTGATGCAGAAGATCGCCGACGGCTGCAACGTCGATGTGGCAAACGTCTGTGCCGTTGTTGCCCCGACCGCATCCGTTGTGGGCTCCATCCAGGTCGCCGGACGCTGTGTCGAGACCGCGGTCTACCGCCTCGAACAGCTCCACTACGACCCGAAGAAGATCGTCTGTGCGGCAGGCTGCGCCCCGGTGCCCCCCGTGAAGTCCGACTCCACCAAGGCAATGGGCTGCACCAACGACGCGACCATCTACCACGGCCAGATCAACCTGACCATCGACGGCGCCGACATCGCCGACTACATCGACAAGATCCCGTCCAACACCTCGTCCTCGTACGGCAAGCCGTTCTACGACACCTTCAAGGAGGCAAACTTCGACTTCTTCAAGATCGACCAGGGCCTCTTTGCACCGGCAGAGGTTACGATCAACGAGATCTCCGAAGGCAAGGTCTACCACTGCGGCTCAGTCAACACCGAAGTGACCCTCAAGTCCTTCGGCTACATCTGA
- a CDS encoding alpha/beta hydrolase family protein, with protein MNISIREKYVPYFIYELHRHQQYQVLAENVQNWDDEKISQENIKSNLLSLFQYRMFTDPGFYQHVFEAIQNDEIIIQNTIRYLKYLWYSWTVDPLSYLQELPASNTEFEERLDEICDKLCTGCENSLAKYLYKYPLHSVLDYSFILELRNLLKKENRDFWELSFLQLTRNCGPYSDVGIIAYLVTKGQKDLKLWKKLELEWLKYFNNEITFEKNLYPRYSNFVDDDEVLASNEEFEKLERYFFSPARNKEPEASLFFSKTNYCLDLRKRIAKEFHIDNKPYWEFIPPKFEDYRSSEECYFEEFRANLIQESRPFVIYQKFTTDFMSIAAEFWFLSKTEPEMLSLLNQEWEFSTEKMLVSFADLPLSVIGDHGTSYLDYGCADEALAIFEYYLTCAKTPEEHYHGHMNIAECHRLHKQYDDASSHYLQAKEIVAPFLGTMNWHGLDKEFQSPEAYGRLAEIHIREMNYLLKKKELKINPKKILKTSLMAFNEKDRLANNIFKIYRRVGLGRKGSKLSDEWHAYSLNDSINELNLPKEKAESLRKEQIEFEEMWRQVNATFEYNEMDPIWEDREERKKQYQYFTKICKNAFQISLNSKYCEKLCNLPKFYPEDITINRQLKLNLNVETIYRSEQEFYLQCIYEYAESLYKIGNYKLCSDLTREYLRFCKEIHYWDANLPVTDDELNKDVKHLFHSNPKDKKNNSIVDLHAELVRGENSPFKQVKVYQDLCAALGLWGISAYAGCSLIMEGKLEEGMQIFSDELKRLSSLQHEWELSLRFGHFIGIIIENAYCSGLEVRKNLFEYLENATIEQFPGYPGVYLVSDTYLSHYWLPEAEIWFKGKKHDRIIKQLSLDDKGRMYQIKGRFYLKRGSMGAEKMLRKAEESPIMSRPGQEMMSLQRDLANLALLKKDYSGMKKCYVKILESGYEPNNEPLKKKMESIQNYLDRHLILDKLSSPKLEEVVRYFEKAELESIQFYNLEDSDSSKDKKVDCSDPLSHYAWGLDKYLYLVLWTKVRDDVFSKKISESEYNDLKNSKEISRNSWYPPFERNIYGKSTEKSPTLGNWKYLLEALDSEAPNQVILHMSNYLDRLDHELKENITKIAGILHPYRNDICHAKPVYLKPNEFQEKRLNIVGLLNDLFDSMADLKL; from the coding sequence ATGAACATATCCATTCGAGAAAAATATGTCCCTTATTTTATATACGAATTACATCGACACCAGCAATATCAAGTGCTTGCAGAAAATGTTCAAAACTGGGATGACGAAAAAATATCGCAGGAAAATATAAAATCAAATCTTCTTTCACTTTTTCAATATCGAATGTTCACTGACCCTGGATTTTATCAGCATGTATTTGAAGCAATTCAAAATGATGAAATAATAATTCAGAATACCATTCGTTATCTGAAATATCTCTGGTATTCATGGACAGTGGATCCTTTATCCTATTTACAGGAACTTCCCGCAAGCAACACGGAATTTGAGGAAAGACTGGACGAGATTTGTGATAAACTGTGCACTGGATGCGAGAATTCTCTTGCAAAATATCTATACAAATATCCCCTGCATTCTGTATTGGATTATTCATTTATTCTGGAACTCCGAAACCTGTTGAAAAAGGAAAATCGAGACTTTTGGGAACTGTCCTTTCTTCAGTTGACAAGAAATTGCGGTCCGTATTCTGATGTTGGGATTATCGCATATCTTGTAACAAAAGGACAGAAAGATCTTAAATTATGGAAAAAATTGGAACTGGAATGGCTGAAGTACTTTAACAATGAAATAACTTTTGAAAAAAACCTCTATCCAAGGTACTCGAATTTTGTGGATGATGATGAGGTTTTAGCCTCCAATGAAGAATTTGAAAAATTAGAACGATATTTCTTTTCTCCTGCTAGAAATAAAGAACCGGAAGCAAGCCTTTTCTTTTCTAAGACAAATTACTGCTTGGATTTACGTAAAAGAATTGCTAAAGAATTCCATATTGATAATAAACCCTATTGGGAATTTATCCCACCAAAGTTTGAAGATTATCGATCTTCGGAAGAATGTTACTTCGAAGAATTTCGTGCAAATCTCATACAAGAATCACGGCCTTTTGTAATTTACCAGAAGTTTACAACAGACTTTATGAGTATTGCTGCCGAATTCTGGTTTTTATCAAAGACAGAACCGGAAATGCTTTCTTTATTGAATCAGGAATGGGAATTTTCAACAGAGAAGATGCTGGTCTCATTTGCTGATCTGCCCTTGTCTGTTATAGGCGATCATGGAACCTCATATCTCGATTACGGGTGCGCAGACGAGGCATTAGCGATATTTGAATATTATCTTACCTGTGCAAAAACCCCGGAAGAGCATTACCATGGACATATGAACATAGCAGAGTGTCACCGGCTGCATAAGCAGTATGATGACGCTTCTTCTCATTATTTACAAGCAAAGGAAATCGTTGCTCCCTTCCTCGGAACAATGAATTGGCATGGTCTTGATAAGGAATTTCAGTCACCCGAAGCCTATGGGCGACTTGCCGAAATCCATATTCGTGAGATGAACTATCTTTTGAAAAAGAAAGAACTTAAAATCAATCCGAAAAAAATCCTGAAAACTTCATTGATGGCTTTCAATGAAAAAGATAGATTGGCAAATAATATTTTTAAAATTTATCGCCGTGTCGGTCTTGGTAGAAAGGGATCAAAATTATCAGATGAATGGCACGCCTACTCTCTGAATGATAGTATAAATGAACTGAATCTGCCAAAAGAAAAAGCGGAATCTCTTCGAAAAGAACAAATTGAATTTGAAGAAATGTGGAGGCAGGTCAATGCCACTTTTGAATACAATGAAATGGATCCGATTTGGGAGGATCGTGAGGAGCGGAAAAAGCAGTACCAGTATTTCACTAAAATCTGCAAAAATGCATTCCAAATCTCTCTAAATTCAAAATATTGTGAGAAATTGTGCAATCTCCCAAAATTCTATCCAGAGGATATTACAATCAATCGCCAATTGAAGCTGAATTTAAATGTTGAAACGATATATCGGTCAGAGCAAGAATTCTATCTACAGTGTATCTATGAATATGCTGAATCATTATACAAAATCGGGAATTACAAGCTATGTTCCGATCTGACCCGCGAATACCTGAGATTCTGTAAAGAGATTCATTACTGGGATGCGAATTTGCCTGTAACTGATGACGAACTGAATAAGGATGTTAAACATCTCTTTCATTCAAACCCAAAAGACAAAAAAAACAATTCAATTGTCGATCTTCATGCAGAATTGGTACGGGGGGAAAATTCTCCCTTTAAACAAGTCAAAGTATATCAAGATCTTTGTGCGGCATTAGGTCTATGGGGCATCTCTGCCTATGCAGGGTGTAGTTTGATTATGGAGGGTAAACTGGAGGAAGGTATGCAGATATTCTCTGATGAATTGAAACGCTTATCCTCCTTGCAGCATGAATGGGAGCTTTCACTGAGATTCGGTCATTTTATTGGCATAATAATTGAGAATGCATATTGTTCTGGTCTTGAGGTTCGGAAGAATTTATTTGAATATCTGGAAAATGCAACAATTGAGCAGTTCCCAGGGTATCCAGGTGTTTACCTTGTTTCTGATACATATCTTAGCCATTACTGGTTGCCGGAAGCGGAAATCTGGTTCAAAGGAAAGAAGCATGATCGCATTATCAAACAATTGTCATTGGATGATAAAGGAAGAATGTATCAGATTAAGGGACGCTTCTATCTGAAACGCGGTAGCATGGGTGCTGAGAAAATGCTTAGAAAAGCAGAGGAATCTCCGATCATGTCTAGACCCGGCCAAGAGATGATGTCGCTTCAGCGCGATCTTGCAAATCTGGCTCTGCTCAAAAAGGATTATTCCGGCATGAAAAAGTGCTATGTGAAGATACTTGAGTCCGGATATGAGCCGAATAATGAACCTTTAAAGAAAAAAATGGAGAGTATTCAGAATTATCTCGACAGACATCTTATATTGGATAAACTCTCATCCCCGAAGTTGGAAGAAGTAGTTAGATATTTTGAAAAGGCAGAGTTGGAATCCATTCAATTCTATAATTTAGAAGATTCAGACTCATCAAAGGATAAAAAGGTAGATTGTTCAGATCCTTTGAGTCATTATGCATGGGGGCTTGACAAATATCTCTATCTTGTTTTGTGGACAAAAGTTCGGGATGATGTTTTTAGCAAAAAAATATCTGAATCAGAATACAATGATTTGAAGAATTCAAAGGAAATTTCGCGAAACTCCTGGTATCCTCCATTTGAACGTAATATATATGGTAAGTCTACCGAGAAATCACCAACTCTTGGAAATTGGAAGTATTTATTAGAGGCATTGGATTCAGAAGCTCCTAATCAGGTAATTCTACATATGAGTAATTATCTTGATAGATTAGACCACGAACTGAAAGAAAATATTACGAAAATTGCAGGTATTCTTCATCCTTATCGTAACGATATATGTCATGCCAAGCCAGTTTATTTGAAACCAAATGAGTTTCAAGAAAAAAGATTGAATATCGTGGGCTTATTGAATGATCTCTTTGATAGCATGGCTGATTTAAAATTATAA
- a CDS encoding viperin family antiviral radical SAM protein encodes MSPKSVVKSVNWHITNRCNYSCRFCFAQNLGKHEVSLEEGQKILKKLSNAGIEKINFAGGEPLLHPRLPDYCKTAKSLGMTVSVTTNGSRLDRKMIESLSGNVDWIALSVDSCLDTVEATMGRGRGEHVTNALNAAFLIHEADIRLKVNTVVTSLTWQENMRPLIRMMAPDRWKVMQMLVIEGENKTSSIGLGITNGQFREFKERHRSICLSPGVYPVFETADDMEGSYFMITPDGHVKSDVGKKITLYSLDDVLREGIDTLVDSDKYLDRGGLYNWKNLCEDNIKVVL; translated from the coding sequence ATGTCACCAAAATCTGTCGTCAAATCTGTGAACTGGCATATTACAAACCGCTGCAATTATTCATGCCGGTTCTGTTTTGCTCAGAATCTTGGAAAGCATGAGGTATCACTTGAAGAGGGGCAAAAAATTCTAAAAAAACTTAGTAATGCCGGAATTGAAAAAATTAATTTTGCGGGAGGTGAACCGCTTCTCCATCCAAGGCTACCTGACTATTGCAAAACGGCAAAAAGTCTTGGTATGACCGTTTCAGTTACTACAAACGGTTCACGTCTTGACCGTAAAATGATAGAATCCCTATCAGGGAATGTGGATTGGATTGCTCTCTCAGTTGATTCCTGCTTAGATACTGTAGAAGCAACTATGGGCCGTGGAAGGGGTGAACATGTTACTAACGCGCTGAATGCTGCCTTTCTGATCCATGAGGCCGACATTCGCTTGAAAGTAAATACTGTCGTAACCTCGCTGACCTGGCAGGAAAATATGAGGCCACTGATCAGGATGATGGCACCAGACCGCTGGAAAGTAATGCAGATGCTGGTAATTGAAGGTGAAAACAAGACCTCTTCAATTGGACTTGGAATAACAAATGGACAATTCCGTGAGTTTAAAGAGCGTCATCGCTCGATTTGCCTCAGTCCGGGTGTATATCCGGTTTTTGAAACCGCGGATGATATGGAGGGATCATATTTCATGATCACTCCTGATGGGCATGTGAAATCGGATGTCGGAAAAAAGATTACACTGTACTCTCTTGATGATGTTCTAAGAGAGGGAATTGATACACTCGTTGATTCAGACAAATATCTGGATAGAGGGGGACTATATAATTGGAAGAATTTATGTGAGGATAATATAAAGGTGGTACTATGA